The Prinia subflava isolate CZ2003 ecotype Zambia chromosome 15, Cam_Psub_1.2, whole genome shotgun sequence genome contains a region encoding:
- the BLOC1S6 gene encoding biogenesis of lysosome-related organelles complex 1 subunit 6 isoform X2 codes for MSGAEGKEGKEAAAAGDPGRSLGPSAASPDEGVVEDLPLIDEKAVEQLAEGLISHYLPDLQRSKSALQELTQNQVVLLETLEQEVSKFKECNSIVDINALFSEAKHYHNKLVNIRNEMMMLHEKTSKLKKRALKLQQKRQKEELEREQQREKELEREKQLTAKPAKRT; via the exons ATGAGCGGCGcggaggggaaggaggggaaggaggcggcggccgcgggcgaCCCCGGGCGCTCGCTGG GTCCCAGTGCTGCATCTCCAGATGAAGGAGTTGTAGAAGATCTGCCTTTGATAGATGAGAAAGCTGTGGAGCAGCTAGCTGAAGGATTGATTTCCCACTATCTGCCTGATCTTCAGCGATCAAAATCAGCACTGCAGGAACTTAC acaGAACCAAGTGGTACTGCTAGAAACATTAGAACAAGAAGTTTCAAAATTCAAGGAGTGTAACTCCATTGTTGATATCAATGCTTTG TTTTCAGAAGCTAAACACTATCACAACAAGTTAGTGAATATTAGAAATGAAATGATGATGCTGCACGAGAAGACATCAAAGTTAAAA AAAAGGGCACTTAAGCTGCAACAGAAGAGGCAGAAGGAAGAATTGGAACGAGAGCAGCAACGTGAGAAAGAACTTGAAAGAGAGAAACAGTTAACAGCAAAACCTGCAAAGAGGACCTGA
- the BLOC1S6 gene encoding biogenesis of lysosome-related organelles complex 1 subunit 6 isoform X1, translating to MSGAEGKEGKEAAAAGDPGRSLGPSAASPDEGVVEDLPLIDEKAVEQLAEGLISHYLPDLQRSKSALQELTQNQVVLLETLEQEVSKFKECNSIVDINALFSEAKHYHNKLVNIRNEMMMLHEKTSKLKWHKFTGFMLFRQPNYILARLVLQCVQQENFFLEALDYVVRTL from the exons ATGAGCGGCGcggaggggaaggaggggaaggaggcggcggccgcgggcgaCCCCGGGCGCTCGCTGG GTCCCAGTGCTGCATCTCCAGATGAAGGAGTTGTAGAAGATCTGCCTTTGATAGATGAGAAAGCTGTGGAGCAGCTAGCTGAAGGATTGATTTCCCACTATCTGCCTGATCTTCAGCGATCAAAATCAGCACTGCAGGAACTTAC acaGAACCAAGTGGTACTGCTAGAAACATTAGAACAAGAAGTTTCAAAATTCAAGGAGTGTAACTCCATTGTTGATATCAATGCTTTG TTTTCAGAAGCTAAACACTATCACAACAAGTTAGTGAATATTAGAAATGAAATGATGATGCTGCACGAGAAGACATCAAAGTTAAAA TGGCATAAGTTCACTGGTTTCATGCTATTTAGACAGCCTAATTACATTCTGGCAAGATTAGTCCTTCAGTGTGTTCAACAAGAGAATTTTTTCTTGGAGGCACTAGATTACGTGGTAAGAACCTTGTAA
- the SLC30A4 gene encoding probable proton-coupled zinc antiporter SLC30A4, whose product MAGAGLWTSIKSLLGRREDPLFLNDSSAFDFTDEVGDEDFPRFNKLRVVVADDGSEAAPETPVNGASPGLPSDDESLLERDIALRGARAGRPDPCSGCSSRRERSKQRKVKKRLTLAALLYLLFMTGELIGGYVANSLAIMTDALHMLTDLSGIILTLLALWLSAKSPTKRFTFGFHRLEVLSAIISVLLVYILMAFLLYEAVQRTIHMDYEINGDIMLITAAVGVAVNLIMGFLLNQSGHLHSHSHSHPHSHVPQSSPSTAQGSSHGHSSLAVRAAFVHALGDLVQSIGVLVAAYIIRFKPEYKIADPICTYVFSILVVFTTVRILCDTGVIILEGVPRHLNVDRIKEDLMKIEDVYSIEDLNVWSLTAGKTTAIVHLQLVPGSSSKWEDVQSKARHLLLNTFGMYKCSVQLQSYKQEMSKTCASCQSSSA is encoded by the exons ATGGCTGGGGCCGGGCTCTGGACGAGCATCAAgtccctgctggggaggagagaggacCCGCTGTTCCTGAACGACTCCAGTGCCTTTGACTTCACGGACGAGGTGGGGGACGAGGACTTCCCCAGGTTTAACAAGCTGCGCGTGGTGGTTGCGGACGACGGTTCGGAGGCGGCCCCGGAGACGCCGGTGAACGGGGCGTCCCCGGGGCTGCCGTCCGACGACGAGTCCCTGCTGGAGCGGGACATCGCCCTGCGCGGCGCCCGCGCCGGCCGGCCGGACCCCTGCAGCGGCTGCAGCAGCCGGCGGGAGCGCTCCAAgcagaggaaggtgaagaagCGGCTGACGCTCGCTGCCCTCCTCTACCTGCTCTTCATGACCGGGGAGCTCATAG GTGGCTATGTTGCTAACAGCCTAGCAATTATGACAGATGCACTTCACATGCTAACTGACCTTAGTGGTATCATTTTGACCCTCCTTGCTCTCTGGTTGTCTGCAAAATCTCCGACAAAGAGATTCACTTTTGGATTCCATCGCTTAG AAGTACTGTCAGCCATCATTAGTGTACTGCTGGTCTATATCCTTATGGCTTTCCTCCTGTATGAGGCTGTTCAGAGAACTATCCATATGGACTATGAAATAAATGGTGACATCATGCTCATCACAGCAGCTGTCGGTGTTGCCGTTAACCTAAT AATGGGGTTTTTGCTGAATCAATCTGGCCACCTCCACTCCCACTCGCACTCCCACCCTCACTCTCACGTACCTCAGAGCTCTccaagcacagcccagggcagcagccacgggcacagcagcctggctgtgagaGCAGCGTTTGTCCACGCCCTGGGGGACCTGGTACAGAGCATCGGGGTGCTCGTGGCTGCCTACATCATCCGCTTTAAG CCAGAATACAAGATTGCTGATCCTATATGTACATATGTATTTTCCATACTGGTGGTTTTTACAACAGTTCGAATTCTGTGTGACACGGGAGTTATTATTCTGGAAG GAGTTCCAAGGCACTTAAATGTGGATCGCATCAAGGAAGACTTGATGAAAATTGAAGATGTTTATTCTATAGAAGATTTAAATGTTTGGTCTCttactgcaggaaaaacaaCTGCCATAGTCCACTTGCAACTAG TTCCTGGTAGTTCATCTAAATGGGAGGACGTTCAGTCCAAGGCCCGACACCTGCTGCTGAACACGTTTGGAATGTACAAATGCTCTGTCCAGCTCCAGAGTTACAAACAGGAAATGAGCAAAACCTGCGCAAGTTGTCAGAGTTCCAGTGCCTAA